One region of Pogona vitticeps strain Pit_001003342236 chromosome 1, PviZW2.1, whole genome shotgun sequence genomic DNA includes:
- the RAB20 gene encoding ras-related protein Rab-20 — translation MKPDGKVVLLGDMNVGKTSLLHRYMERRFHDTVSTVGGAFYLKQWGPHNLSVWDTAGREQFHGLGSMYCRGAAAVILTYDVTNLQSMVELEDRFLALTDTASTDCIFAIVGNKVDLTDAYAFPPETKDKYQCETPINTSISPKMKKQVHMDDAIVLYKKILKYRMLDEKNAPAAEKMCFETSAKTGYKVDYLFETVFDMLVPVILQQKAEGLPQTVDLNNYKTTKNTQFVCCR, via the exons ATGAAACCTGACGGGAAGGTGGTCCTGCTCGGGGATATGAACGTGGGCAAGACGTCCCTCTTGCACCGCTACATGGAGCGGCGCTTCCACGATACCGTCAGTACCGTCGGCGGCGCTTTTTACCTCAAGCAATGGGGCCCCCACAACCTCTCCGTCTGGGACACCGCAG GTCGTGAGCAGTTTCATGGCTTGGGGTCTATGTACTGCCGAGGAGCAGCAGCTGTTATCCTCACATATGATGTAACCAACTTGCAGAGCATGGTGGAACTTGAGGACAGGTTCCTCGCATTAACAGACACAGCCAGTACAGACTGCATCTTTGCTATTGTTGGGAACAAAGTTGACCTCACAGATGCATATGCTTTCCCCCCTGAAACAAAAGACAAATATCAGTGTGAGACGCCCATCAATACTTCCATTTCTCCCAAGATGAAAAAACAAGTTCATATGGATGATGCCATAGTACTTTATAAGAAGATTCTAAAATACAGAATGTTGGATGAGAAGAATGCTCCAGCAGCAGAAAAAATGTGCTTTGAAACCAGTGCAAAAACAGGGTATAAAGTAGACTACCTCTTTGAAACTGTTTTTGATATGTTGGTACCAGTAATTTTGCAACAAAAAGCTGAAGGATTGCCACAAACTGTAGACTTGAATAATTACAAGACAACTAAAAACACACAGTTTGTCTgctgcagataa